A window from Polynucleobacter sp. MWH-UH25E encodes these proteins:
- the accC gene encoding acetyl-CoA carboxylase biotin carboxylase subunit, which produces MFKKILIANRGEIACRVMKTAKKMGIKTVAVYSEADKEARHVQLADEAVCIGPAPSRESYLVMDRIIQACKDTGAEAVHPGYGFLSENEQFAKRCEEEGIVFIGPKHQSIAAMGDKIASKKLAQEAKVNTIPGYNDAIDTNEEAVKIAQGIGYPVMIKASAGGGGKGLRVAFNDKEAAEGFAACKTEAMNSFGDDRIFIEKFVEGPRHIEIQILGDSHGNVVYLNERDCSIQRRHQKVIEEAPSPFIDPATRKAMGEQAVALAKAVNYQSAGTVEFVVGKDKSFYFLEMNTRLQVEHPVTESITGLDLVEQMIRVAAGEKLSFKQEDVKLDGWSIECRINADDPFRNFLPSTGRLVKYRPPESVNGVRVDTGVYEGGEIPMYYDSMIAKLIVHGKDRTEAIEKMRSALNDFVIRGIHSNIPFQAALLQHPRFVNGDFTTGFIAEEYPEGFKKDSVQPADPKRLAALAAFMRYRYLEHIKMIDGQLAGHEMVIAKKFVVVTGKKTGSMNDPYEVPIRVELKDGVYSVYIEENDGVSRYDIVSDWRPGQICLNATINGTQKITAQVERKGVKFYLILDGAHYECMVLSPLGAELQRRMPVKLPPDTSKLVMSPMPGLLTKVAVKVGEAVTAGQKLASIEAMKMENTISAMQDGVVAEICAKEGESLAVDQLIIRFG; this is translated from the coding sequence ATGTTTAAGAAAATTTTGATTGCTAACCGCGGCGAGATCGCTTGCCGTGTGATGAAAACTGCCAAGAAGATGGGCATTAAAACCGTCGCCGTATATTCAGAGGCGGATAAAGAGGCTCGACATGTACAGTTGGCTGATGAGGCCGTTTGCATCGGACCAGCTCCATCGAGAGAATCTTATCTTGTAATGGATCGGATCATTCAGGCCTGCAAAGATACTGGCGCAGAAGCAGTTCACCCAGGCTATGGATTCCTTTCCGAGAATGAGCAGTTCGCTAAGCGCTGTGAAGAGGAAGGTATTGTCTTCATCGGCCCTAAACACCAGTCTATTGCAGCTATGGGCGACAAGATCGCTTCTAAGAAACTAGCTCAAGAAGCTAAGGTCAATACGATTCCCGGTTATAACGATGCAATTGATACCAACGAAGAGGCTGTCAAGATTGCCCAAGGAATTGGCTATCCAGTCATGATTAAAGCTTCAGCAGGTGGCGGCGGTAAAGGCTTGCGTGTAGCGTTTAATGACAAAGAGGCTGCCGAAGGATTTGCAGCATGTAAAACCGAAGCAATGAATAGCTTCGGAGATGATCGCATCTTTATTGAGAAATTTGTTGAAGGCCCAAGACATATTGAGATTCAGATCTTGGGTGATTCCCATGGTAATGTGGTCTACCTCAATGAGCGTGATTGCTCTATTCAGCGTCGTCACCAAAAGGTAATCGAAGAGGCTCCATCTCCATTTATTGATCCAGCCACCCGTAAAGCTATGGGCGAGCAAGCAGTTGCTCTAGCTAAAGCGGTTAACTACCAGTCAGCTGGAACGGTGGAGTTTGTGGTCGGCAAAGATAAATCTTTCTACTTCCTGGAAATGAATACTCGCTTACAGGTAGAGCATCCTGTTACCGAAAGCATCACTGGCCTTGACCTTGTGGAGCAGATGATTCGGGTTGCGGCTGGTGAAAAGTTGTCATTCAAACAAGAGGATGTAAAGCTGGATGGCTGGTCAATAGAGTGCCGTATTAATGCGGATGATCCATTCCGTAACTTCTTGCCTTCTACAGGTCGTCTTGTGAAGTATCGCCCACCGGAGTCGGTAAATGGTGTTCGTGTGGATACCGGCGTCTACGAGGGTGGTGAGATTCCGATGTATTACGACTCCATGATCGCTAAATTGATTGTGCATGGCAAGGATCGTACAGAGGCCATTGAGAAGATGCGTTCCGCTTTGAATGACTTTGTGATTCGCGGCATTCATTCGAATATTCCATTCCAAGCAGCGTTGTTGCAGCACCCACGATTTGTGAATGGTGATTTCACAACGGGCTTTATTGCCGAGGAATACCCAGAAGGCTTTAAGAAGGATTCAGTACAACCTGCTGACCCTAAACGTTTAGCCGCTTTGGCAGCCTTTATGCGCTATCGCTATCTTGAGCATATCAAGATGATTGATGGTCAGTTAGCTGGACATGAAATGGTTATTGCTAAGAAATTTGTTGTGGTGACTGGCAAAAAAACTGGCTCTATGAATGATCCGTACGAGGTTCCAATTCGGGTTGAGCTTAAAGATGGCGTTTATTCGGTCTACATTGAAGAAAATGATGGTGTTAGCCGGTATGACATCGTCAGCGATTGGCGCCCAGGACAAATTTGCCTCAATGCAACTATTAATGGCACGCAAAAAATCACTGCTCAAGTTGAGCGTAAGGGCGTTAAGTTCTATCTCATCCTAGACGGTGCGCACTATGAGTGTATGGTTCTCAGTCCATTGGGTGCTGAACTACAACGCCGTATGCCAGTGAAGCTTCCACCTGATACGTCTAAGCTTGTTATGTCGCCGATGCCCGGTTTGCTAACCAAAGTTGCAGTTAAGGTTGGTGAAGCGGTAACGGCGGGCCAGAAGCTAGCATCCATTGAAGCAATGAAGATGGAAAACACGATTTCAGCTATGCAAGATGGCGTTGTTGCGGAGATCTGCGCCAAAGAGGGTGAAAGCTTGGCAGTTGATCAATTAATTATTCGCTTTGGATAA